A single Carnobacterium alterfunditum DSM 5972 DNA region contains:
- a CDS encoding biotin/lipoyl-containing protein, which translates to MKNYEITVNGKSYQVSVKEIEGEFSQESSQMNKTNDIGSVGANQSNTTPQEGVTIAAPMQGRILSVKVKENQSVKAGETVCLLEAMKMENEIVAPVSGIVLKIKVQNSQEVEAGEPLMIIVPS; encoded by the coding sequence GCTACCAAGTTTCAGTGAAGGAAATAGAAGGCGAGTTCAGCCAAGAGTCTTCTCAAATGAATAAAACCAATGATATCGGAAGTGTGGGTGCGAACCAATCAAACACAACGCCTCAAGAAGGTGTAACGATCGCAGCACCCATGCAAGGAAGAATACTATCTGTAAAGGTAAAAGAAAATCAATCTGTAAAAGCTGGAGAAACGGTGTGTTTACTTGAAGCGATGAAAATGGAAAATGAAATTGTCGCACCTGTTAGCGGCATTGTGCTTAAGATAAAGGTACAAAATAGTCAAGAAGTAGAAGCGGGAGAGCCTTTGATGATCATTGTTCCAAGTTAA